The proteins below come from a single Desulfovibrio sp. genomic window:
- a CDS encoding BMC domain-containing protein, with translation MDTLGIVDSRSIAAGAELADIMLKAAPVTLVRASVVCAGRFLILVGGDREAVDASVQAARATEARLAGSYVVSNVSSQVLNVLRRMPAEIGGAALGVVECRNAADSVIAADKAVKQAAVSLMRMVLGQGIGGKSYFVLTGDVAAVREAAAAAADVLGNNLMRMVVIPQPDPEVVSALAGTARRSANDAQQ, from the coding sequence ATGGACACACTGGGCATTGTGGACAGCCGCAGCATAGCCGCTGGGGCGGAGCTGGCCGATATCATGCTCAAGGCCGCTCCGGTCACGCTGGTGCGTGCTTCCGTTGTGTGCGCAGGGCGCTTTCTCATCCTTGTGGGGGGAGACAGAGAGGCGGTTGACGCCTCGGTGCAAGCCGCCAGAGCAACGGAAGCGCGCCTTGCGGGCAGCTATGTTGTTTCCAATGTGTCCAGCCAGGTACTCAATGTTCTGCGGCGCATGCCTGCCGAAATCGGCGGCGCGGCCCTGGGCGTTGTTGAATGCCGCAACGCGGCGGACAGCGTCATAGCAGCAGACAAGGCCGTCAAGCAGGCGGCGGTGTCGCTCATGCGCATGGTTCTGGGCCAGGGCATTGGCGGCAAATCGTACTTTGTGCTGACAGGCGATGTGGCCGCCGTGCGTGAAGCCGCAGCCGCAGCCGCTGACGTGCTGGGCAACAACCTGATGCGTATGGTGGTCATTCCCCAGCCCGACCCGGAAGTGGTCAGCGCGCTGGCGGGCACGGCGCGGCGTAGCGCCAATGACGCCCAACAATAA
- a CDS encoding BMC domain-containing protein translates to MLALGLVETRGLIGAIEAADAMLKAADVRLLEKSLASGGLVTITIAGEVAAVQSSVDAATASIARIEGAECVSRHVIPRPDAELEHILLLQPRSIEIEAAAPAEAAQEGQTSMTDPADKAKPATQAAPPSKEKLAGMSINKLRQLARDLQVPLTRGQIVSSDKKTLIDAICRAALKEKE, encoded by the coding sequence ATGCTTGCATTAGGACTTGTGGAAACGAGGGGCTTGATAGGAGCCATTGAGGCTGCCGACGCCATGCTCAAGGCGGCAGACGTGCGCCTGCTCGAAAAGTCTCTTGCTTCCGGCGGGCTTGTGACCATCACCATTGCGGGCGAAGTGGCAGCCGTGCAGTCCTCCGTGGACGCCGCCACGGCCTCCATTGCGCGCATTGAAGGTGCGGAGTGCGTTTCGCGGCATGTCATCCCCCGCCCTGATGCGGAGCTTGAACATATTTTGCTGTTGCAACCGCGCAGCATTGAGATTGAGGCGGCGGCCCCGGCAGAGGCCGCACAGGAAGGCCAAACAAGCATGACTGACCCCGCCGACAAGGCGAAGCCCGCCACGCAGGCCGCGCCCCCGAGCAAGGAAAAGCTCGCGGGCATGAGCATAAACAAACTTCGGCAGTTGGCCAGAGACCTTCAGGTTCCGCTCACGCGCGGGCAGATTGTCTCCTCCGACAAGAAAACGCTGATAGACGCCATTTGCCGGGCGGCTCTGAAGGAAAAGGAGTAA
- a CDS encoding BMC domain-containing protein has product MTASANALGMIETRGLVGAIEAADAMVKAANVTLIGRSQVGSGLVTVMVRGDVGAVKAATDAGAAAAKKVGELVSVHVIPRPHSEVEMILPKREA; this is encoded by the coding sequence ATGACCGCTTCCGCCAACGCTCTGGGCATGATCGAAACCCGTGGTCTTGTGGGCGCTATTGAAGCCGCCGATGCCATGGTGAAAGCCGCCAACGTAACCCTTATTGGCCGCAGCCAGGTGGGTTCCGGCCTTGTCACCGTTATGGTGCGCGGCGATGTGGGCGCTGTTAAGGCCGCCACTGACGCCGGTGCCGCCGCTGCCAAAAAGGTGGGCGAACTCGTGAGCGTGCACGTGATCCCCCGCCCCCACAGCGAAGTGGAAATGATTCTGCCCAAGCGCGAAGCCTAG
- a CDS encoding BMC domain-containing protein — MKLRTIGCVELNSIGVGIQTADEMVKAANVELVISRPTCPGRYLVVITGDTGAVTSSVQTGLHLGADLVVDSFIIPNVHESVIPAMNGTAIREKINALGIIETYTAASCVLAADAAAKAGDVHLVELRLSAGLGGKAFVLMTGEVSAVQSSVDAGAANVTDGGPVVSKIVIPSPSDDLKKQLL; from the coding sequence ATGAAATTACGCACTATAGGCTGTGTGGAACTGAACAGCATCGGCGTGGGCATTCAGACGGCGGACGAAATGGTCAAAGCCGCAAATGTGGAGCTGGTTATTTCCCGCCCCACCTGCCCTGGCCGTTATCTTGTGGTCATCACGGGCGATACCGGAGCCGTGACCAGCTCCGTGCAAACCGGGTTGCACCTGGGCGCGGATCTGGTGGTGGATTCCTTTATCATCCCCAACGTGCACGAAAGCGTTATCCCTGCCATGAACGGCACCGCCATCAGGGAAAAGATCAACGCTCTCGGCATTATTGAAACATACACCGCGGCCTCCTGCGTGCTGGCGGCTGATGCCGCAGCCAAGGCGGGCGATGTGCACCTTGTGGAACTACGCCTTTCTGCGGGCCTGGGCGGCAAAGCCTTTGTGCTCATGACGGGCGAGGTCAGCGCCGTGCAGTCATCCGTGGACGCTGGCGCTGCCAACGTGACGGACGGCGGCCCGGTGGTCAGCAAGATTGTGATCCCCTCGCCCAGCGACGATCTCAAAAAGCAGCTGCTCTAG
- a CDS encoding acetaldehyde dehydrogenase (acetylating): MVDKDLLSIQEVRALVRAARKAQPEFAQMSQERVDAVIKAVSEATAAQAETLGAMAAEETGFGKPQDKKTKNLLASEKVYACIRDMKTVGILSTNNETKVVEVAVPVGVIAGIVPSTNPTSTTIYKSLISLKSGNAIVFTPHPSARKCIAKTVEIIQGALRSCNVSPDLVSCITIPTIEGTNELMKICDLILATGGPGMVKAAYSSGTPALGVGAGNTPAFIERTADIESAVTKIMSSKTFDNGTICASEQSIVTESCIAAKVRATLEAQGAYFLQGEKLEKVKNVMERGNGSMNPAIVGRDALTIARIAGIDVPQGTRLLVSDEKGVGPKYPFSKEKLTALLSFYVVEDWHEACELCTALLHNCGAGHTLAIHSNNEEIIREFGLKKPVSRIMVNTPATQGAVGLSTGLFPSFTLGCGAVGGSATSDNVTPMNLINIRRVAYDLNSQCCCSGNGHGAASHAAPAASCCSGSGHGTSAPAAGAGNIDINAVTELIVAELKKVL; this comes from the coding sequence ATGGTCGATAAGGATTTGCTCTCCATTCAGGAGGTGCGCGCACTGGTTCGCGCTGCGCGCAAGGCGCAGCCGGAATTCGCACAGATGAGCCAGGAACGTGTGGACGCCGTGATCAAGGCCGTTTCCGAAGCCACCGCTGCCCAGGCTGAAACGCTGGGCGCAATGGCTGCGGAAGAAACCGGCTTTGGCAAACCGCAGGACAAAAAGACCAAGAACCTGCTTGCCAGCGAAAAGGTCTATGCCTGCATTCGCGACATGAAGACCGTGGGCATTCTTTCTACCAACAACGAGACCAAGGTTGTGGAAGTGGCCGTGCCCGTGGGTGTGATTGCGGGTATTGTGCCCTCCACCAACCCCACGTCCACCACCATCTACAAGTCGCTGATCTCGCTCAAGTCGGGCAACGCCATTGTATTTACGCCGCACCCCAGCGCCCGCAAGTGCATTGCCAAAACGGTGGAAATCATTCAGGGCGCGCTGCGCAGCTGCAACGTGTCGCCCGATCTGGTGAGCTGCATCACCATTCCCACCATTGAAGGCACCAACGAACTGATGAAGATCTGCGATCTTATCCTTGCTACGGGCGGCCCCGGCATGGTCAAGGCCGCGTACAGCTCCGGCACGCCTGCTCTGGGCGTGGGCGCTGGCAACACGCCCGCATTCATTGAACGCACCGCCGATATCGAAAGCGCCGTGACCAAGATCATGAGCAGCAAAACTTTCGACAACGGCACCATCTGCGCCTCCGAGCAGTCCATCGTCACCGAATCCTGCATCGCCGCCAAGGTGCGCGCCACGCTGGAAGCCCAGGGAGCCTACTTCCTCCAGGGCGAAAAGCTGGAAAAGGTCAAAAACGTCATGGAACGCGGCAATGGCAGCATGAACCCCGCCATTGTGGGCCGCGACGCCCTGACCATTGCCCGCATCGCCGGCATCGACGTGCCCCAGGGTACGCGCCTGCTCGTTTCGGACGAAAAGGGCGTTGGCCCCAAGTATCCTTTCTCCAAAGAAAAGCTCACGGCCCTGCTCAGCTTTTACGTGGTGGAAGATTGGCATGAAGCCTGCGAACTGTGCACGGCCCTGCTGCACAACTGCGGCGCTGGCCACACCCTTGCCATCCACTCCAACAACGAAGAAATCATCCGCGAATTCGGCCTCAAAAAACCTGTTTCGCGCATCATGGTCAACACGCCCGCCACGCAGGGCGCGGTGGGCCTCAGCACCGGGCTGTTCCCCTCGTTCACCCTGGGCTGCGGCGCCGTTGGCGGCAGCGCCACTTCCGACAACGTCACGCCCATGAACCTGATCAACATTCGTCGTGTGGCCTATGACCTCAACTCCCAGTGCTGCTGCTCCGGCAACGGGCACGGCGCGGCCAGCCATGCTGCCCCTGCCGCCTCCTGCTGCTCCGGCAGCGGTCATGGCACGTCTGCTCCGGCTGCGGGCGCTGGCAACATTGATATCAACGCCGTCACAGAACTGATTGTGGCCGAGCTGAAGAAGGTTCTTTAG
- the cutD gene encoding choline TMA-lyase-activating enzyme, which produces MIERKAIVFNIQKYNMYDGPGIRTIVFFKGCALRCKWCSNPESQRRRCDVLYKKDLCISCGACVPVCPSGIHALAGVQGQHTVNRELDCIACGRCVKACPQGALAIAGECKGISELLEVVEQDWPFYQSSGGGVTVGGGEPMLQPEAVANLLLACKHKGINTAMETCGYARPEVVRQLAEVVDLFLFDIKHMNPEKHYALTGVRNETILANLSWLLENGSNVRIRMPLLKGYNDDAEELHAVGKFLYNYKGMKNLKGVDLLPYHKMGVGKYAQLDMEYPIKDNPVLDDRDMATMESILRGYDLDVKTIRH; this is translated from the coding sequence GTGATCGAAAGAAAAGCCATCGTTTTCAACATACAGAAATACAATATGTATGACGGTCCGGGCATCCGCACCATCGTTTTCTTCAAGGGCTGCGCCCTTCGCTGCAAATGGTGCTCAAACCCCGAAAGCCAGCGTCGGCGCTGTGATGTGCTGTACAAAAAAGACCTTTGCATCTCCTGCGGCGCGTGCGTGCCCGTCTGCCCCTCAGGCATTCACGCGCTCGCAGGTGTGCAAGGCCAGCACACCGTCAACAGGGAGCTTGACTGCATCGCCTGTGGACGCTGCGTAAAGGCCTGCCCTCAGGGGGCGCTGGCCATCGCGGGCGAATGCAAGGGCATTTCTGAACTGCTGGAAGTGGTGGAACAGGACTGGCCCTTTTACCAGAGCTCCGGCGGGGGCGTTACCGTTGGCGGCGGCGAGCCCATGCTCCAGCCGGAAGCCGTGGCAAACCTGCTCCTGGCCTGCAAGCACAAGGGCATCAACACCGCCATGGAAACATGCGGCTATGCCCGCCCCGAAGTGGTGCGCCAGCTTGCCGAAGTGGTTGATCTCTTCCTCTTCGACATCAAGCACATGAATCCGGAAAAGCACTATGCCCTCACAGGCGTGCGCAACGAAACCATCTTGGCGAACCTGAGCTGGCTGCTTGAAAACGGCAGCAACGTGCGCATCCGCATGCCACTGCTGAAGGGATACAACGACGATGCGGAAGAACTGCACGCCGTAGGGAAATTTCTGTATAATTACAAAGGGATGAAAAATCTTAAGGGTGTTGATCTGCTCCCCTACCACAAAATGGGCGTCGGCAAGTACGCCCAGCTCGACATGGAATATCCCATCAAGGACAACCCTGTGCTTGATGACCGGGATATGGCGACCATGGAGAGCATTTTGCGTGGCTATGACCTCGATGTGAAGACCATCAGGCATTAA
- a CDS encoding EutP/PduV family microcompartment system protein, whose amino-acid sequence MRRIMLMGERGVGRRTVARLLGCTVPDLRRTMAVEYAGEFVFPPPEFLENRRFYCALITLATECAAILFVQDATRPTSAFPPGFARIFNRTVVGVISKTDMDAANTERARRFLQSAGTTQIVALSSVTLAGVDELRTALPLKA is encoded by the coding sequence GTGCGCCGCATTATGCTTATGGGCGAACGGGGGGTGGGCAGACGCACCGTTGCACGCCTGCTGGGCTGCACCGTGCCGGATCTGCGGCGTACCATGGCTGTGGAATACGCCGGAGAGTTTGTTTTTCCCCCGCCGGAATTTCTGGAAAACCGCCGTTTTTACTGCGCCCTCATCACCCTGGCCACGGAATGCGCGGCCATTCTTTTTGTGCAGGATGCTACCCGCCCAACCTCCGCCTTTCCTCCGGGTTTTGCCCGCATATTCAACCGCACGGTTGTTGGCGTTATCAGCAAAACAGACATGGATGCAGCCAACACGGAACGCGCACGGCGCTTTCTGCAGAGCGCGGGGACAACGCAAATCGTTGCGCTGAGCTCTGTAACGCTCGCTGGCGTGGACGAACTGCGCACCGCCCTGCCGCTCAAAGCCTGA
- a CDS encoding EutN/CcmL family microcompartment protein yields the protein MLIGIVVGNVWATRKEDSLNGLKLMVVQRLDLAHNRLAESFVAVDCVGAGIGERVLITTGSPARKALYNQESPVDAAIVGILDQEEMMGKSPESE from the coding sequence ATGCTGATAGGCATTGTCGTCGGTAACGTATGGGCCACGCGAAAGGAAGATTCCCTCAACGGGCTCAAGCTCATGGTGGTACAGCGCCTTGACCTCGCCCACAACAGGCTGGCCGAAAGTTTTGTGGCGGTGGACTGCGTGGGAGCCGGTATTGGCGAACGCGTGCTTATCACCACCGGCAGCCCGGCCCGCAAGGCTCTGTACAATCAGGAATCCCCTGTTGACGCAGCCATTGTGGGCATTCTGGATCAGGAAGAAATGATGGGCAAAAGCCCGGAGAGCGAATAG
- a CDS encoding BMC domain-containing protein, producing MMTDALGMVETRGLVGAVEAADAMVKAANVTLIGREQVGSGLVTVMVRGDVGAVKAATDAGAAAASRVGELVSVHVIPRPHEEVEMILPKCK from the coding sequence ATAATGACTGACGCTCTCGGCATGGTTGAAACCCGTGGTCTTGTTGGCGCTGTGGAAGCTGCCGATGCCATGGTCAAGGCTGCCAACGTGACCCTCATCGGTCGCGAACAGGTGGGTTCCGGTCTGGTGACTGTGATGGTGCGCGGCGATGTGGGCGCTGTTAAGGCCGCCACCGATGCGGGCGCTGCCGCTGCCTCGCGCGTGGGCGAACTTGTGAGCGTGCACGTTATCCCCCGCCCCCATGAAGAAGTGGAAATGATTCTGCCCAAGTGCAAGTAA
- a CDS encoding cytochrome c family protein, with amino-acid sequence MLTTKTTIKENVMMLYLSRKCIFSALLFAFVQLFFVQTGNADNSKTYIGSKNCAPCHEEQYNSFIKHSKKAHSWNSVAIMKPKLKEHELQKCYECHTTGYNKGGFKSIETTPELADVGCETCHGPGSEHAENQDPQSISRKPAVETCTACHNSERIQDFKFKPLIFSGAH; translated from the coding sequence TTGCTGACGACAAAAACAACCATCAAAGAGAACGTGATGATGCTGTATTTATCAAGAAAATGTATTTTTTCAGCCTTACTCTTCGCATTTGTTCAGCTATTTTTTGTTCAAACAGGCAATGCCGACAATTCAAAAACGTACATTGGATCTAAAAACTGCGCTCCATGCCATGAAGAGCAGTACAATTCTTTTATCAAGCATTCCAAAAAAGCCCATTCATGGAATTCTGTAGCTATCATGAAGCCCAAGCTCAAGGAGCATGAACTTCAAAAATGCTACGAATGCCACACCACAGGCTACAACAAGGGCGGATTCAAAAGCATAGAAACTACGCCCGAGCTGGCCGATGTTGGTTGCGAAACCTGCCACGGCCCAGGCAGCGAACATGCGGAAAATCAGGACCCTCAATCCATCAGCAGAAAGCCTGCCGTGGAAACCTGCACGGCATGCCATAATTCCGAGCGGATTCAGGATTTCAAATTCAAGCCACTGATCTTTTCCGGCGCGCACTAG
- a CDS encoding BMC domain-containing protein, translating into MEEAKQRVIQEYVPGRQITLAHLIASPQRDIPLKLGLDESATDAIGILTITPSEGVIIAADIATKAADVQIGFLDRFGGSLLLTGDVASVEAGLREVLRYFGDVLHYALTDCTRS; encoded by the coding sequence ATGGAAGAAGCGAAACAGCGCGTCATACAGGAGTATGTGCCCGGCAGGCAGATCACTCTGGCGCACCTTATCGCCAGCCCCCAGCGCGACATTCCCCTCAAGCTCGGCCTTGACGAGAGCGCTACGGACGCCATCGGCATACTCACCATCACGCCCAGCGAAGGCGTGATTATTGCCGCAGATATCGCCACCAAGGCCGCCGATGTGCAGATCGGCTTTCTGGACAGGTTTGGCGGCTCCCTGCTGCTCACCGGCGATGTGGCCAGCGTGGAAGCCGGGCTGCGTGAAGTGCTGCGCTATTTTGGCGATGTGCTCCACTACGCCCTGACCGATTGCACCCGGTCATAG
- a CDS encoding 4Fe-4S dicluster domain-containing protein, whose protein sequence is MGKPIVDAIRAAGVVGAGGAGLPTHVKADAAAQTVLVNGASCEPLLMSDPYLMETQVDTLVRGLEAMMDCTGAGRGIICLKGKHAHAMLSVREGVARLGKGRIEAFELGDFYPAGDEQVMVYEVLGGIVPERGIPLQIGAVVSNVESLCNVAHALDGKPVTHRYLTVGCEVRKPMVVRVPVGTRVAEVLQFAGGPTIDEYRVVDGGPMMGRVLPDTDQPVTKTTSGLLVLPPDHNVVCRKVMDPHTVKRLTNTICCQCSQCTDLCPRQLLGHSLHPHRLMRVLDGQAVDSPIAREALLCSECGICEKFACPMGLSPREVNAQLKKELMAAGVKWENRGEPLAASRFRDERRIPTSRLVSRLGLAGYEAHPHFAGDYTPSEVRIPLRQHIGAPALAVVHAGDHVKTGDLIGEIPEGAMGARVHASIDGVVTAVENGIITIKA, encoded by the coding sequence ATGGGAAAACCAATTGTTGACGCCATTCGCGCGGCTGGCGTGGTAGGTGCGGGCGGCGCAGGCCTGCCCACGCACGTCAAGGCCGACGCCGCCGCGCAGACGGTGCTGGTCAACGGGGCTTCGTGCGAACCGCTGCTGATGAGCGATCCGTATCTGATGGAAACACAGGTGGACACTCTGGTGCGCGGCCTCGAGGCCATGATGGATTGCACAGGGGCCGGGCGCGGCATCATCTGCCTCAAGGGCAAACACGCCCATGCCATGCTGAGTGTGCGCGAAGGCGTTGCCCGCCTTGGCAAGGGCCGCATCGAGGCCTTTGAACTGGGCGACTTTTACCCTGCCGGCGACGAGCAGGTGATGGTCTATGAAGTGCTGGGCGGCATTGTGCCCGAGCGCGGCATTCCTTTGCAGATCGGCGCAGTGGTAAGCAATGTGGAATCGCTCTGCAATGTGGCCCACGCGCTGGACGGCAAACCTGTGACCCACCGCTACCTCACTGTGGGGTGCGAGGTGCGCAAGCCCATGGTGGTGCGCGTGCCTGTGGGTACCAGGGTTGCCGAGGTGCTGCAATTCGCGGGCGGGCCGACCATTGACGAATACCGCGTGGTGGACGGCGGCCCCATGATGGGCCGCGTGCTGCCCGATACGGATCAGCCCGTCACCAAGACCACAAGCGGTCTGCTTGTGCTGCCGCCCGACCACAACGTGGTGTGCCGCAAGGTCATGGACCCGCATACGGTCAAGCGCCTTACCAACACCATTTGCTGTCAGTGCTCGCAGTGTACCGATCTTTGCCCCCGGCAACTGCTTGGTCACAGCCTGCACCCGCACCGGCTTATGCGCGTGCTTGACGGGCAGGCCGTGGATTCGCCCATTGCGCGCGAGGCCCTGCTCTGCTCCGAATGCGGCATCTGCGAAAAGTTCGCCTGCCCCATGGGCCTTTCGCCCAGGGAAGTGAACGCGCAGCTCAAAAAGGAACTCATGGCCGCCGGGGTCAAGTGGGAAAACAGGGGCGAACCCCTTGCGGCCTCGCGTTTCCGCGACGAGCGCAGGATTCCCACGAGCCGCCTTGTAAGCAGGCTTGGTCTTGCGGGTTATGAAGCGCACCCGCACTTTGCAGGCGACTATACGCCTTCGGAAGTGCGCATTCCTCTGCGCCAGCACATAGGCGCGCCCGCCCTTGCCGTGGTGCATGCGGGCGATCACGTCAAAACAGGCGACCTCATCGGTGAAATTCCCGAAGGGGCCATGGGTGCGCGCGTACACGCCAGCATTGACGGCGTGGTCACTGCCGTTGAAAACGGCATCATAACCATCAAGGCGTGA
- a CDS encoding phosphate propanoyltransferase has translation MNEQAIKDIVTDVVRKVLTEQCASSDREETMNAGPIPVEISARHVHLSVEDALSLYGEALRPERPLSQPGQFLCVERVRLIGPKGVMDKVAVLGPARSVSQIELSKTDARILGINPPVRQSGDTKDTPGIVLASTTGIVGLESGVIVAARHIHMHTDDAERFGLKDKDKVAVRLDTERPMILEDVLVRVSDSFKLAMHIDADEGNSAGWKPGVTGVIVRRSRG, from the coding sequence ATGAACGAACAAGCGATCAAGGACATTGTGACAGATGTTGTGCGCAAGGTGCTGACAGAGCAGTGCGCCAGCAGCGACAGGGAAGAAACCATGAACGCCGGGCCCATCCCGGTGGAGATTTCCGCCCGTCACGTCCATCTGAGCGTCGAAGATGCGCTGTCGCTGTACGGTGAGGCCCTGCGACCCGAAAGGCCGCTCTCGCAGCCGGGACAATTTTTGTGCGTTGAACGCGTGCGGCTGATCGGCCCCAAGGGCGTCATGGACAAGGTGGCCGTTCTCGGCCCCGCCCGCAGCGTTTCGCAGATCGAGCTTTCCAAGACCGATGCCCGCATTCTGGGCATCAATCCTCCGGTGCGCCAGAGCGGCGACACCAAGGACACCCCTGGCATTGTGCTTGCATCCACCACGGGCATTGTGGGCCTGGAATCGGGCGTGATCGTTGCCGCCCGCCACATCCACATGCACACCGATGATGCCGAACGTTTCGGCCTCAAGGACAAGGACAAGGTCGCCGTGCGTCTTGATACGGAACGGCCCATGATTCTTGAAGACGTGCTGGTGCGCGTGAGCGACTCCTTTAAACTTGCCATGCACATTGATGCGGACGAAGGCAACAGCGCAGGCTGGAAGCCCGGCGTCACCGGCGTCATCGTGCGGCGCTCAAGGGGCTGA
- the eutJ gene encoding ethanolamine utilization protein EutJ, protein MDFAAADKLIATLDQCRENPRKVSPTEPLYVGVDLGTAYIVVVVVNAKREPVACAMRFAQVVRDGLVVDYAGGARIVRELTEELEERLGRKLENAAIAVPPGTSERDCATHRHVAEAAGYRVTALLDEPTAANSVLQVRDGAIVDIGGGTTGIALLQDGKVVYVADEPTGGTHVSLVLAGNYDIPFDEAEDLKKDASRHKELLPVVRPVIEKMAAIVKKHIQGRKVSALYLVGGTCCLADMESIIQKDTGVPTFKPANPFLVTPLGIALNCTD, encoded by the coding sequence ATGGACTTTGCCGCAGCGGACAAACTGATCGCCACGCTTGACCAGTGCCGGGAAAATCCCCGCAAGGTCAGCCCCACGGAACCCCTTTATGTGGGTGTAGACCTTGGCACCGCGTACATTGTGGTGGTTGTGGTCAACGCCAAACGCGAGCCTGTGGCCTGTGCCATGCGCTTTGCCCAGGTGGTGCGTGACGGTCTGGTGGTGGACTACGCGGGCGGCGCGCGCATTGTGCGCGAGCTGACCGAAGAGCTGGAAGAACGCCTTGGCCGCAAGCTTGAAAATGCCGCCATTGCCGTTCCGCCCGGCACCAGCGAGCGCGACTGCGCAACTCACCGCCATGTGGCGGAGGCCGCTGGCTACCGCGTTACCGCCCTGCTTGACGAACCCACTGCGGCCAACAGCGTTTTGCAGGTGCGCGACGGCGCCATCGTGGATATCGGCGGCGGCACCACCGGCATTGCCCTGTTGCAGGACGGCAAGGTTGTGTACGTGGCGGACGAACCCACGGGCGGAACGCACGTTTCGCTTGTGCTGGCGGGTAATTACGACATTCCTTTTGACGAAGCTGAAGACCTGAAAAAGGACGCGAGCCGCCACAAGGAACTTTTGCCCGTGGTGCGGCCCGTGATTGAAAAGATGGCGGCCATCGTCAAGAAGCACATTCAGGGGCGCAAGGTTTCGGCCCTGTACCTTGTGGGCGGCACCTGCTGCCTCGCGGATATGGAATCCATCATCCAGAAAGACACCGGCGTGCCCACATTCAAGCCCGCCAATCCTTTTCTGGTGACGCCGCTTGGCATAGCCCTCAACTGCACAGACTAG